The DNA window tcctggtaaccactAGTCTACCttctatctctatggatttgcttattctgtaATCTTTCAAAGAAAATCTCGAATGTTGAATGTTTATGTTATTTCTACACTTTTTTCCTACTATTAACAGGTTCTGAGAAGCATCTAATACCTACGTTTTTACATTCTGTctgattatattaaaataaatttctagaattGGAATACGCTGAAACAAAAGCATGTCCTTTTTTGTTAGTTTCCCAAGTCACAAAATGACATTGTTGAGTATacgtttttctccttttttgtggAAAAATACTTAgtaattgatgctgaaaaaaaaTAGTTGTCAAGGATAacagtgtgtgtgcgtgtgtgaaaaTGAGTTTTTGAGCATATTGTTAGGATcttcaagaaatacaaaattaaatttatgaaaGACTAGACGACCAGACACAGGGAGTCTGCTACCCGCTTCAGTATCCAGCACCGTGATGATTCCCCGCATAAAAGCAAAAAGTGTGCGATCTCAAGTATCTTCAGTAATTGTCAGTATAACTTATTACTGCCCTTGCTTCTTTGAGAGATACTTTTTCCAATCATTGTGATTTAGCTTCAAAAAGTCTATTTCCTTGCAGTATTTTTTGCCATAGTTATTGCATtttctttggcaaaataaacgCAGGTGTGATAATGCAAAGTGAGTAAgattgccccccccccccccacacacacacacacacaaagaggctGTGGACCAATCTTACTTATAAATATAACTACAAAGCCACATAAAACTTTACGGAGTCAATTTTAATAGTTTATACCAGGAACACAAGTATGGCTCCATGTTGGGAACGCTGTTAACTGTGATAATCACTTAAAAAGCATCTCCTTAAACATGCAGCAGCcctacttgattattaaaatgctACTGGTAAAATGCAAGCAGAAGGAGAGTTGCTAAATATACATGCCCTCTTCTGCTTAAAGTCCTTTAAGGCTCTTTATTGCGTTTGAAAcaaaattttaggctgggcacggtggctcacgcctgtaatctcagcactttgggagcccaaggcaggcggatcatgaggtcaggactttgagaccagcctgaccaacaaggtgaaaccccgtctctagtaaaaatataaaaataagccagccgtggtggcgtgcacctgtaatcccagttacttgggaggctgaggcaggagaatcgcttgaacctgggaggcggaggttgcagtgagctgagatcgtgccactgcactccagcctgacgacaagagtgaaatttggttataaataaaataaaataaaataaaataaaataaaataaaataaaataaaataaaataataaaataaaataaaaatataaaagtactaCCATAACAATATACTAAATCCACATGTACTGGCTGTTTCTGAAGTTCCATCCATTTCCACTCATCTGCTCACTCTAGCATCAGTACCAGGTTTTTTTAGAGTCTGGATATTTGGCAGAGCACGTTTCCTTCATTACTCTGTTTCAATCTTTTCCCAGCTTATTTTCATGCTTACTTTTAGGTGAAATTTAGGTTAGCTTTTGTTTCCCCCAAATCCCACGATCTTGACTGTGAGAGGTGAAGCTTCAGGTTAATGCAAGTGAGTATGCCTTACTTTTGGtaattttatccatttattaaatatatatcttatGTCTCTCTGGAGAATCTGCAGGTCCTGCCCAATTCTTGTTAATGTTGTAATACTTAGATAATGGAAATGGGATTGCTTTGTATTGTATTTTACTAATTGTTTACATAGATGTAATATATGGAATAATGGGCAATATTTGAATACTTTATTACTTAAGTTTATCCTTGCCACCTCCAGGTTGTGCATGAAGGATCCCAGTTCTTGAAGAGTTCAAGTAACCTGTCTGAGGTTTCACAGCTAGTCGGTGGTAGTACTCAGATTTGCATTCTGAGGGCACAGGTTTTATGGCTACACCAAATGGCTTACTGGGGGCACCATTAGTTTGTGGTCTATTCATTTTGTGTTTGGTAACTTTACTgatatctctttttatttctagtgACATTTCATTGATTGAGGGTTCCCAGATAGACTACCATTGaagcaaataataatttttccctctcctttccaatATGTTCCCCTTTGTCTAGTTGTACAATATCTATCACTTATAATGTATACATCTgttttaaaatcacttaaaacCTATACAATGTCATAACATAACATActcatctttaaatatttcaagagTATAGTAAGATGATAGGATTTAAAATAAGTCATAGATATTATTCCTGTAATATTGAGTATGCCAGATTTGAAGTTGCTGGAATAATTAAGTTGCACAGAGATTTTCCACGTTCTGTTTTTGTGCCTGTTATGATTTTGTTGCCTATCTAAACTGGTTATAAAATTTAGTCTAAGATATTTTTAATGCTAAGAAAATAGTTGATTTTGTTTACCTTCATGTCATTCTACAATTGAGGGCAACTTGTAAACATTTGTTGGTGTTAATGTTGCAGAGAGTTGGGGAAATGGATGGAGGCAACCAGAGTAAAGGTTCAGAGTTCCTTCTCCTGGGGATGTCAGAGAGTCCTGAGCAGCAGCGGATCCTGTTTTGGATGTTCCTGTCCATGTACCTGGTCACAGTGGTGGGAAATGCGCTCATCATCCTGGCCATCAGCTCTGATTCCCGCCTGCACAcccccatgtacttcttcctgGCCAACCTCTCCTTCACTGACCTCTTCTTTGTCACCAACACAATCCCCAAGATGCTGGTGAACCTCCAGTCCCAGAACAAAGCCATCTCCTATGCAGGGTGTCTGATGCAGCTCTACTTCCTGGTCTCCTTGGTGGCCCTGGACAACCTCATTTTGGCCATGATGGCATATGACCGCTATGTGGCCATCTGCCACCCCCTCCACTATGTCACAGCCATGAGCCCTGGACTCTGTATCTTGCTCCTCTCCTTGTGTTGGGTGTTCTCTGTCCTCTATGGCCTCATCCATACCCTCCTCATGACCAGGGTGACCTTCTGTGGGTCCCGAAAGATCCACCACCTCTTCTGTGAGATGTACGTCCTGCTGAGGCTGGCATGTTCCAACATCCATGTCAACCACACAGTATTGGTTGCCACGGGCTGCTTCATCTTCCTCATCCCCTTAGGTTTCATGATCACGTCCTACGCCCGCATTGTCAGAGCCATCCTCCGAATACCCTCAGCCACTGGGAAGTACAAAGCCTTCTCCACTTGTGCCTCCCATTTGGCTGTGGTCTCCCTTTTCTATGGGACTCTGGGTATGGTATACCTGCAGCCCCTCCAAACCTACTCCATGAAGGACTCAGTAGCCACAGTGATGTATGCGGTGGTGACACCCATGATGAACCCCTTCATCTACAGCCTGAGGAACAAGGACATGCATGGGGCTCTGGGAAGACTTCTCCAAGGAAAAGCCTTCCAGAAGTTGACATGAGGGGTAATTTTGGGCATTGAAGTGGAGACGGAAAACTTCCTCCACTGTGAGGAAGGCCTGTCGGGGAGATAGGAGTGATTAGAACATAGGTCCAGC is part of the Chlorocebus sabaeus isolate Y175 chromosome 16, mChlSab1.0.hap1, whole genome shotgun sequence genome and encodes:
- the LOC103242148 gene encoding olfactory receptor 1D2 — its product is MLQRVGEMDGGNQSKGSEFLLLGMSESPEQQRILFWMFLSMYLVTVVGNALIILAISSDSRLHTPMYFFLANLSFTDLFFVTNTIPKMLVNLQSQNKAISYAGCLMQLYFLVSLVALDNLILAMMAYDRYVAICHPLHYVTAMSPGLCILLLSLCWVFSVLYGLIHTLLMTRVTFCGSRKIHHLFCEMYVLLRLACSNIHVNHTVLVATGCFIFLIPLGFMITSYARIVRAILRIPSATGKYKAFSTCASHLAVVSLFYGTLGMVYLQPLQTYSMKDSVATVMYAVVTPMMNPFIYSLRNKDMHGALGRLLQGKAFQKLT